In one Aphelocoma coerulescens isolate FSJ_1873_10779 chromosome 20, UR_Acoe_1.0, whole genome shotgun sequence genomic region, the following are encoded:
- the LOC138121079 gene encoding uncharacterized protein, with translation MLSTRRHSASILTRKEILENGFLAGSSSHSHSFPVLSYYMDSSSASKLDTWELPVDLDGTASSSSLCVVKQVESLSSCVKTELHSLTQSISDLSLVCFCKAHHGHATFEVSGLPREHPSRDGHLMNVSQKTSTPCKPLESLLFKGPGLVGDLSALGKVPTPRWDISTVKSFMDTSTSLDVSTEELRLLGCSKPATSSLDTPVVIPLACPGAFKKHPTLIHSSATLQTQLSDPDTVPVFLHRTL, from the coding sequence ATGCTGTCCACCCGGAGGCACAGCGCCAGCATCCTGACCAGAAAGGAAATCCTAGAAAATGGGTTCTTGGCCGGGTCCTCCAGCCATAGCCATTCTTTTCCTGTTCTGAGTTATTACATGGACTCTAGCAGTGCTTCCAAACTGGACACCTGGGAGCTTCCCGTGGACTTGGACGGCACAGCAAGTAGCAGTTCTCTGTGTGTTGTCAAGCAGGTAGAGTCTCTGAGCAGCTGTGTGAAGACTGAGCTGCACAGCCTGACCCAGAGCATCTCTGACCTCAGTCTTGTCTGCTTCTGCAAGGCCCACCATGGCCACGCCACTTTTGAGGTGTCTGGTTTGCCAAGGGAGCACCCCAGCAGAGATGGCCACCTGATGAATGTGTCACAGAAGACCTCGACACCTTGCAAACCACTGGAGAGCCTGCTCTTCAAGGGCCCTGGGCTGGTTGGAGATCTCTCAGCCCTTGGGAAAGTGCCAACACCCAGGTGGGACATCTCCACAGTAAAATCCTTTATGGATACCAGCACGTCCCTTGATGTAAGCACTGAGGAGTTACGGTTACTGGGATGCTCCAAGCCAGCCACATCATCCCTGGACACCCCTGTGGTGATTCCTCTGGCTTGCCCTGGTGCCTTCAAGAAGCACCCTACGCTGATCCACAGCTCTGCCACCCTGCAGACCCAGCTGAGCGATCCTGACACCGTCCCTGTGTTTCTGCACCGGACTCTGTGA
- the IFT52 gene encoding intraflagellar transport protein 52 homolog — translation MESGPRTAIVFNASKGESFTPAGGYKALRKRLRGSWKVQSLKDEITSERLFGVKLWITAGPREKFSADEFSVLKKFLEDGGAILVMLREGGESQNGTNINFLLEEYGIIFNNDAVVRNVYYKYHHPKEALISDGVLNRGISEAAKKTVLETTDEDGRGHDSQALTFVYPFGATLNVMKPAVAILSTGSVCFPLNRPILAFYQHESKGGKMAALGSSHMFNDQYLDKEENGKIMDVLFQWLTTSDIHLNQMDMEDPEISDYTVLPDTAALSEQLRVCLQEGDENPRDFTKLFDTSLYQLDTTALPSVIKAYEELNVKHEPLRLIQPEFESPLPVLQPAVFPPAFRELPPPALELFDLDETFSSEKARLAEITNKCTDDDLEFYVRKCGDILGVTSELPKDKQDAKYILEHIFFQVVEFKKLNQEHDTDPSEAGFQNST, via the exons ATGGAGAGCGGCCCGCGCACTGCCATAGTGTTCAACGCCTCCAAGGGCGAGAGCTTCACGCCGGCCGGCGGCTACAAGGCCCTGCGGAAGAGGCTGCGCGGCAGCTGGAAGGTGCAGAG CTTGAAAGATGAGATCACATCTGAGAGACTGTTTGGGGTGAAATTGTGGATTACAGCAGGACCAAGAGAGAAGTTCAGTGCTGATGAG TTTTCCGTTCTGAAGAAATTCCTGGAGGATGGTGGGGCCATCCTGGTGATGCTGAGAGAAGGTGGAGAGTCCCAGAATGGCACAAATATTAACTTTTTGTTAGAAGAATATGGGATCATTTTCAATAATG ATGCTGTAGTACGAAATGTGTATTACAAGTACCACCACCCAAAGGAAGCACTAATCTCTGATGGAGTTTTGAACAG GGGAATCAGTGAAGCTGCAAAGAAAACAGTGCTTGAGACAACAGATGAAGATGGAAGGGGCCATGACTCACA AGCTCTCACCTTTGTTTATCCTTTTGGAGCCACACTGAATGTGATGAAGCCAGCAGTGGCAATTCTGTCCACAGGATCCGTCTGCTTCCCTCTCAACAGGCCTATCCTGGCTTTCTATCAGCATGAG AGTAAAGGTGGAAAGATGGCAGCGCTGGGATCTTCCCACATGTTCAATGACCAGTATTTagataaagaagaaaatggtAAGATCATG GATGTGCTTTTCCAGTGGCTCACAACATCAGATATCCACTTAAACCAGATGGATATGGAGGACCCCGAG ATTTCAGACTACACCGTGCTCCCAGACACAGCCGCGCTCTCTGAGCAGCTGCGAGTCTGCCTGCAGGAAGGAGATGAGAACCCAAGAGACTTCACAAAGCTGTTTGACACATCCCTTTATCAGCTGGACACAACTGCCCTCCCTTCAGTTATCAA AGCTTATGAAGAACTGAATGTGAAACATGAACCCCTTCGACTCATTCAGCCTGAATTTGAGAGTCCACTACCTGTCCTCCAGCCAGCT GTTTTTCCACCTGCTTTCAGAGAATTGCCTCCTCCCGCTCTGGAACTGTTTGACTTGGATGAAACTTTTTCCTCTGAGAAAGCACGTCTTGCAGAGATCACAAACAAAT GCACTGATGATGACCTGGAATTTTACGTGCGGAAATGCGGTGATATCCTGGGCGTGACGAGTGAACTCCCGAAGGACAAGCAAGATGCCAAATATATCCTGGAGCACATCTTCTTCCAAGTGGTTGAGTTTAAGAAACTGAATCAG GAACACGACACTGACCCAAGTGAAGCTGGATTCCAGAACAGTACCTGA
- the SGK2 gene encoding serine/threonine-protein kinase Sgk2 isoform X2, with protein sequence MFVAWMEPSSTALGKTKELIKHGRERIEQTIKASGSRLCLYAERVAFLMDRSRSPDKSTQPSTPTDNINLGPSANPNAKPTDFDFLKVIGKGSFGKVLLAKRKCDGTFYAVKVLHKKTILKKKEQNHIMAERNVLLKNVKHPFLVGLHYSFQTSEKLYFVLDYVNGGELFFHLQRERCFREPRARFYAAEVASAIGYLHSLNIIYRDLKPENILLDCQGHIVLTDFGLCKEGMEQEETTSTFCGTPEYLAPEVLKKQPYDRTVDWWCLGAVLYEMLFGLPPFYSRDVSQMYDNILHKPLQIQGTKTVAACDILQGLLHKDQKRRLGAKTDFLEIKSHVFFSPINWDDLYHKRITPPFNPNVAGPADLRHFDPEFTQEAISASITHTPDLAASSSSASDAFLGFSYAPAEEDI encoded by the exons ATGTTCGTGGCCTGGATGGAGCCCTcctccactgccctgggcaagaCAAAGG AACTCATCAAGCACGGCCGGGAGAGGATAGAACAAACCATCAAGGCCTCCGGCTCCAGGCTCTGCTTGTA TGCTGAGAGAGTTGCTTTTTTAATGGATCGTTCCCGGAGCCCAGACAAAAGCACCCAG CCTTCAACACCAACTGACAACATCAACCTGGGACCTTCTGCTAACCCCAA TGCCAAGCCAACAGACTTTGACTTCCTGAAGGTTATTGGCAAAGGAAGCTTTGGAAAA GTTCTCCTGGCCAAACGCAAGTGTGACGGGACTTTTTATGCAGTGAAAGTGTTGCACAAGAAAACCATCCTCAAGAAAAAGGAG CAAAACCACATCATGGCAGAACGTAACGTGCTTCTGAAAAATGTCAAGCACCCCTTCCTCGTGGGACTCCATTACTCCTTCCAGACCTCGGAGAAGCTTTACTTTGTGCTTGACTATGTAAATGGAGGAGAG CTCTTCTTCCACTTACAAAGGGAGCGCTGTTTCCGTGAGCCCCGGGCCCGGTTCTACGCTGCAGAAGTCGCCAGTGCCATTGGGTACCTGCATTCCCTAAACATCATCTACAG GGACTTAAAGCCTGAGAACATTCTCCTGGATTGCCAG GGACACATAGTGTTGACAGACTTTGGACTCTGCAAAGAAGGAATGGAGCAAGAGGAGACAACTTCTACCTTTTGTGGCACTCCTGAG TACCTGGCTCCTGAGGTGCTAAAGAAGCAGCCCTATGACAGGACAGTAGACTGGTGGTGCCTAGGAGCTGTCCTCTATGAAATGCTCTTTGGACTG CCTCCTTTTTACAGCCGGGATGTGTCTCAGATGTATGACAACATTCTGCACAAGCCACTACAGATCCAAGGAACCAAGACTGTGGCAGCTTGTGACATCCTCCAGGGACTTCTCCACAAGGACCAGAAGAGGAGGCTGGGTGCCAAAACAGACTTT CTTGAGATAAAGAGCCATGTATTCTTCAGCCCAATAAACTGGGATGATTTATATCACAAGAGGATTACTCCTCCATTCAACCCCAATGTG GCTGGTCCAGCTGATCTGCGACACTTTGATCCCGAGTTCACCCAAGAAGCCATCTCTGCCTCCATCACCCACACGCCTGACCtagcagccagcagctccagtgcctCAGATGCATTTTTAGGATTTTCTTATGCACCAGCTGAAGAGGACATTTAA
- the SGK2 gene encoding serine/threonine-protein kinase Sgk2 isoform X1 — MNCCRKQSSSPLGFRKGLWVPGLTGQAGWAGARMGNGENESSLHSLVVGCFPCFRTQSLGDMLPELIKHGRERIEQTIKASGSRLCLYAERVAFLMDRSRSPDKSTQPSTPTDNINLGPSANPNAKPTDFDFLKVIGKGSFGKVLLAKRKCDGTFYAVKVLHKKTILKKKEQNHIMAERNVLLKNVKHPFLVGLHYSFQTSEKLYFVLDYVNGGELFFHLQRERCFREPRARFYAAEVASAIGYLHSLNIIYRDLKPENILLDCQGHIVLTDFGLCKEGMEQEETTSTFCGTPEYLAPEVLKKQPYDRTVDWWCLGAVLYEMLFGLPPFYSRDVSQMYDNILHKPLQIQGTKTVAACDILQGLLHKDQKRRLGAKTDFLEIKSHVFFSPINWDDLYHKRITPPFNPNVAGPADLRHFDPEFTQEAISASITHTPDLAASSSSASDAFLGFSYAPAEEDI; from the exons ATGAACTGCTGTAGGAAACAAAGCTCTTCCCCTCTGGGTTTTAGGAAGGGGCTTTGGGTTCCTGGCCTaacagggcaggcagggtgggCTGGTGCAAggatgggaaatggggagaatGAGAGCTCTCTGCACTCACTGGTTGTGGGATGCTTCCCGTGCTTCAGGACTCAGTCTCTGGGAGATATGCTCCCAG AACTCATCAAGCACGGCCGGGAGAGGATAGAACAAACCATCAAGGCCTCCGGCTCCAGGCTCTGCTTGTA TGCTGAGAGAGTTGCTTTTTTAATGGATCGTTCCCGGAGCCCAGACAAAAGCACCCAG CCTTCAACACCAACTGACAACATCAACCTGGGACCTTCTGCTAACCCCAA TGCCAAGCCAACAGACTTTGACTTCCTGAAGGTTATTGGCAAAGGAAGCTTTGGAAAA GTTCTCCTGGCCAAACGCAAGTGTGACGGGACTTTTTATGCAGTGAAAGTGTTGCACAAGAAAACCATCCTCAAGAAAAAGGAG CAAAACCACATCATGGCAGAACGTAACGTGCTTCTGAAAAATGTCAAGCACCCCTTCCTCGTGGGACTCCATTACTCCTTCCAGACCTCGGAGAAGCTTTACTTTGTGCTTGACTATGTAAATGGAGGAGAG CTCTTCTTCCACTTACAAAGGGAGCGCTGTTTCCGTGAGCCCCGGGCCCGGTTCTACGCTGCAGAAGTCGCCAGTGCCATTGGGTACCTGCATTCCCTAAACATCATCTACAG GGACTTAAAGCCTGAGAACATTCTCCTGGATTGCCAG GGACACATAGTGTTGACAGACTTTGGACTCTGCAAAGAAGGAATGGAGCAAGAGGAGACAACTTCTACCTTTTGTGGCACTCCTGAG TACCTGGCTCCTGAGGTGCTAAAGAAGCAGCCCTATGACAGGACAGTAGACTGGTGGTGCCTAGGAGCTGTCCTCTATGAAATGCTCTTTGGACTG CCTCCTTTTTACAGCCGGGATGTGTCTCAGATGTATGACAACATTCTGCACAAGCCACTACAGATCCAAGGAACCAAGACTGTGGCAGCTTGTGACATCCTCCAGGGACTTCTCCACAAGGACCAGAAGAGGAGGCTGGGTGCCAAAACAGACTTT CTTGAGATAAAGAGCCATGTATTCTTCAGCCCAATAAACTGGGATGATTTATATCACAAGAGGATTACTCCTCCATTCAACCCCAATGTG GCTGGTCCAGCTGATCTGCGACACTTTGATCCCGAGTTCACCCAAGAAGCCATCTCTGCCTCCATCACCCACACGCCTGACCtagcagccagcagctccagtgcctCAGATGCATTTTTAGGATTTTCTTATGCACCAGCTGAAGAGGACATTTAA
- the SGK2 gene encoding serine/threonine-protein kinase Sgk2 isoform X3: MELAGTGQMWAVPGDSCQDPLLPGSSCHAQPGCAGGASLGWLGVCAWCCVGAASGSTHSAERVAFLMDRSRSPDKSTQPSTPTDNINLGPSANPNAKPTDFDFLKVIGKGSFGKVLLAKRKCDGTFYAVKVLHKKTILKKKEQNHIMAERNVLLKNVKHPFLVGLHYSFQTSEKLYFVLDYVNGGELFFHLQRERCFREPRARFYAAEVASAIGYLHSLNIIYRDLKPENILLDCQGHIVLTDFGLCKEGMEQEETTSTFCGTPEYLAPEVLKKQPYDRTVDWWCLGAVLYEMLFGLPPFYSRDVSQMYDNILHKPLQIQGTKTVAACDILQGLLHKDQKRRLGAKTDFLEIKSHVFFSPINWDDLYHKRITPPFNPNVAGPADLRHFDPEFTQEAISASITHTPDLAASSSSASDAFLGFSYAPAEEDI, encoded by the exons ATGGAGCTGGCTGGCACCGGGCAGATGTGGGCAgtccctggggacagctgccAGGATCCGCTGCTGCCCGGCAGCTCCTGCCATGCTCAGCCTGGCTGCGCAGGAGGGGCTTCTTTGGGATGGCTGGGGGTCTGTGCCTGGTGCTGTGTGGGGGCAGCGAGTGGCAGCACCCACAG TGCTGAGAGAGTTGCTTTTTTAATGGATCGTTCCCGGAGCCCAGACAAAAGCACCCAG CCTTCAACACCAACTGACAACATCAACCTGGGACCTTCTGCTAACCCCAA TGCCAAGCCAACAGACTTTGACTTCCTGAAGGTTATTGGCAAAGGAAGCTTTGGAAAA GTTCTCCTGGCCAAACGCAAGTGTGACGGGACTTTTTATGCAGTGAAAGTGTTGCACAAGAAAACCATCCTCAAGAAAAAGGAG CAAAACCACATCATGGCAGAACGTAACGTGCTTCTGAAAAATGTCAAGCACCCCTTCCTCGTGGGACTCCATTACTCCTTCCAGACCTCGGAGAAGCTTTACTTTGTGCTTGACTATGTAAATGGAGGAGAG CTCTTCTTCCACTTACAAAGGGAGCGCTGTTTCCGTGAGCCCCGGGCCCGGTTCTACGCTGCAGAAGTCGCCAGTGCCATTGGGTACCTGCATTCCCTAAACATCATCTACAG GGACTTAAAGCCTGAGAACATTCTCCTGGATTGCCAG GGACACATAGTGTTGACAGACTTTGGACTCTGCAAAGAAGGAATGGAGCAAGAGGAGACAACTTCTACCTTTTGTGGCACTCCTGAG TACCTGGCTCCTGAGGTGCTAAAGAAGCAGCCCTATGACAGGACAGTAGACTGGTGGTGCCTAGGAGCTGTCCTCTATGAAATGCTCTTTGGACTG CCTCCTTTTTACAGCCGGGATGTGTCTCAGATGTATGACAACATTCTGCACAAGCCACTACAGATCCAAGGAACCAAGACTGTGGCAGCTTGTGACATCCTCCAGGGACTTCTCCACAAGGACCAGAAGAGGAGGCTGGGTGCCAAAACAGACTTT CTTGAGATAAAGAGCCATGTATTCTTCAGCCCAATAAACTGGGATGATTTATATCACAAGAGGATTACTCCTCCATTCAACCCCAATGTG GCTGGTCCAGCTGATCTGCGACACTTTGATCCCGAGTTCACCCAAGAAGCCATCTCTGCCTCCATCACCCACACGCCTGACCtagcagccagcagctccagtgcctCAGATGCATTTTTAGGATTTTCTTATGCACCAGCTGAAGAGGACATTTAA